From a single Sinomonas atrocyanea genomic region:
- the rpsE gene encoding 30S ribosomal protein S5 codes for MTEQNATEAAGSAPATEDRRGGRRGEGRGQGRGDRGGRGGRDSRDAEKSQFIERVVTINRVAKVVKGGRRFSFTALVVVGDGNGMVGVGYGKAKEVPAAIAKGVEEAKKSFFRVPRVGTTVPHLVQGEAAAGVVMLRPAAPGTGVIAGGPVRAVLECVGIHDVLSKSLGSSNAINIVHATVEALKSLEEPQAVAARRGLPLDEVAPAALVRNLQNTKAGA; via the coding sequence GTGACCGAGCAGAATGCAACCGAGGCTGCCGGCTCCGCTCCCGCTACCGAGGATCGCCGCGGCGGTCGTCGTGGCGAGGGCCGCGGCCAGGGCCGTGGCGATCGCGGTGGCCGTGGCGGCCGCGACAGCCGCGACGCCGAGAAGAGCCAGTTCATCGAGCGCGTGGTGACCATCAACCGCGTCGCCAAGGTCGTCAAGGGCGGCCGTCGCTTCAGCTTCACCGCCCTCGTGGTGGTGGGCGACGGCAACGGCATGGTCGGCGTCGGCTACGGCAAGGCCAAGGAGGTCCCCGCGGCCATCGCCAAGGGCGTGGAGGAGGCCAAGAAGTCCTTCTTCCGCGTCCCGCGCGTCGGCACCACCGTCCCGCACCTGGTGCAGGGCGAGGCCGCCGCTGGTGTGGTCATGCTCCGTCCGGCTGCCCCGGGTACCGGTGTGATCGCCGGCGGTCCGGTGCGCGCCGTGCTCGAGTGCGTCGGCATCCACGACGTGCTGTCGAAGTCCCTCGGGTCCTCGAACGCCATCAACATCGTCCACGCGACGGTGGAGGCGCTCAAGAGCCTCGAGGAGCCGCAGGCCGTGGCCGCCCGCCGTGGCCTGCCGCTGGACGAGGTTGCTCCGGCTGCACTCGTGCGGAACCTCCAGAACACGAAGGCAGGTGCATGA
- the rplR gene encoding 50S ribosomal protein L18, with product MALGINKKRAAKSKQQARSRRHFRLRKKVVGSAERPRLVVNRSSRHVFVQVVDDSKGVTLVSASTLEADLRSFEGDKTAKAKRVGELIAERAKAAGIEAVVFDRGGNKYHGRVAAIADGAREGGLAL from the coding sequence ATGGCTCTGGGCATCAACAAGAAGCGCGCCGCCAAGTCCAAGCAGCAGGCTCGGTCCCGTCGCCACTTCCGCCTCCGCAAGAAGGTCGTCGGCTCTGCCGAGCGTCCCCGTCTGGTCGTGAACCGCTCCTCGCGGCACGTGTTCGTCCAGGTTGTCGACGACAGCAAGGGCGTCACGCTGGTCTCCGCCTCCACGCTCGAGGCCGACCTCCGCTCGTTCGAGGGTGACAAGACCGCCAAGGCCAAGCGCGTCGGCGAGCTCATCGCCGAGCGTGCGAAGGCTGCGGGCATCGAGGCCGTCGTGTTCGACCGTGGTGGCAACAAGTACCACGGCCGCGTGGCTGCGATCGCGGACGGCGCACGTGAAGGTGGGCTGGCCCTGTGA
- the rpsH gene encoding 30S ribosomal protein S8, whose product MTMTDPVADMLTRLRNANAAYHDDVTMPSSKLKVRVADILKAEGYIAGWKEEDAEVGKKLTLTLKFGPNRERSIAGVRRISKPGLRVYAKSTNLPHVLGGLGIAILSTSSGLLTDRQASKKGVGGEVLAYVW is encoded by the coding sequence ATGACTATGACTGATCCCGTCGCAGACATGCTTACTCGTCTGCGCAACGCCAACGCGGCCTACCACGACGACGTCACGATGCCGTCGTCGAAGCTGAAGGTGCGCGTGGCCGACATCCTGAAGGCCGAGGGCTACATCGCCGGCTGGAAGGAAGAGGACGCCGAGGTCGGCAAGAAGCTGACCCTCACGCTCAAGTTCGGTCCGAACCGCGAGCGCTCCATCGCGGGTGTCCGCCGCATCTCCAAGCCGGGCCTCCGCGTGTACGCGAAGTCCACGAACCTCCCGCACGTCCTGGGCGGCCTCGGCATCGCCATCCTGTCTACCTCTTCGGGGCTCCTGACTGACCGTCAGGCCTCCAAGAAGGGCGTGGGCGGCGAAGTCCTCGCATACGTCTGGTAA
- the rplF gene encoding 50S ribosomal protein L6 yields MSRIGRLPITVPSDVEVKIDGPVVTVKGAKGELVHTVASPIEVSLDDTTLSVTRPNDERLSRSLHGLTRTLLFNMIEGVTKGYEKKLEIVGTGYRVQAKGSDLEFALGFSHPVNITAPEGITFAVEGPTKFSVSGIDKQQVGEVAANIRKLRKPDPYKGKGIRYAGEVVRRKVGKAGK; encoded by the coding sequence ATGTCCCGCATTGGACGTCTCCCCATCACCGTCCCGTCCGACGTTGAGGTCAAGATCGACGGACCCGTCGTGACCGTGAAGGGCGCCAAGGGCGAGCTGGTCCACACTGTGGCCAGCCCCATCGAGGTCTCCCTCGACGACACCACCCTCTCGGTGACCCGTCCCAACGACGAGCGCCTCTCGCGCTCGCTCCACGGCCTGACGCGCACGCTCCTGTTCAACATGATCGAGGGCGTGACCAAGGGCTACGAGAAGAAGCTCGAGATCGTCGGCACCGGTTACCGCGTGCAGGCCAAGGGCTCGGACCTCGAGTTCGCGCTCGGCTTCTCCCACCCGGTGAACATCACTGCCCCCGAGGGCATCACGTTCGCCGTCGAGGGACCGACGAAGTTCTCGGTCTCCGGCATCGACAAGCAGCAGGTCGGTGAGGTGGCTGCCAACATCCGCAAGCTGCGCAAGCCCGACCCGTACAAGGGCAAGGGCATCCGCTACGCCGGCGAGGTTGTCCGCCGCAAGGTCGGAAAGGCTGGTAAGTAA
- the map gene encoding type I methionyl aminopeptidase — translation MGSQRKIEYKNNGQLRIMAEAGVLLSRALDAAVAAVAPGVTTDELDAAFAEVVDAAGAQYNFLGYYGYPKHICVSVNDEVVHGIPGPRRLAEGDVLSIDGGCVVRGWNADSARTVIVGEGDPEDVRLSEVTRAAVWAGIAAFARASYVGEIGDAIDDFVSAQEGAPLGILEDYVGHGIGSAMHMAPDVLNYRTGHRGAKIKPGMALAIEPMLVRGSIETKTLGDEWTVVTTDGSRASQWEHSVARHSGGIWVLTAPDGGASELAPLGVTPVPIPA, via the coding sequence GTGGGCAGCCAGCGGAAGATCGAGTACAAGAACAACGGGCAGCTGCGGATCATGGCGGAGGCCGGGGTGCTGCTCAGCCGCGCCCTCGACGCCGCGGTGGCGGCCGTGGCGCCCGGGGTGACGACGGACGAGCTCGACGCCGCGTTCGCCGAGGTGGTCGACGCCGCGGGCGCCCAGTACAACTTCCTCGGCTACTACGGCTACCCCAAGCACATCTGCGTCTCCGTCAATGACGAGGTGGTGCACGGCATCCCCGGACCGCGCCGGCTCGCCGAGGGCGACGTGCTCTCGATCGACGGCGGCTGCGTGGTGCGCGGCTGGAACGCCGACTCGGCGCGGACGGTGATCGTGGGGGAGGGCGACCCCGAGGACGTTCGCCTGTCCGAGGTGACGCGCGCCGCCGTGTGGGCCGGCATCGCGGCCTTCGCGCGCGCCTCCTACGTGGGCGAGATCGGGGACGCGATCGACGACTTCGTCTCCGCGCAGGAGGGTGCGCCGCTGGGCATCCTCGAGGACTACGTGGGCCACGGCATCGGCTCCGCGATGCACATGGCGCCGGACGTGCTCAACTACCGCACCGGCCACCGCGGGGCGAAGATCAAGCCCGGCATGGCCCTCGCGATCGAGCCGATGCTCGTGCGCGGCTCGATCGAGACGAAGACCCTGGGCGACGAGTGGACCGTCGTCACGACGGACGGCTCGCGGGCGTCCCAGTGGGAGCACTCCGTGGCGCGGCACAGCGGGGGCATCTGGGTGCTCACCGCCCCGGACGGCGGCGCCTCCGAGCTCGCGCCCCTGGGCGTGACTCCCGTGCCGATCCCGGCCTGA
- the rpmD gene encoding 50S ribosomal protein L30, which produces MAKNLTPSDATLEITQIKGVIGAKQNHRETLRSLGLKRIGHTVTRKADAVTVGMINTVPHLVKVEEAK; this is translated from the coding sequence ATGGCGAAGAACCTGACTCCCTCCGACGCCACGTTGGAGATCACTCAGATCAAGGGCGTCATCGGCGCCAAGCAGAACCACCGCGAGACCCTGCGTTCGCTCGGCCTCAAGCGGATCGGCCACACGGTCACCCGCAAGGCCGACGCCGTGACCGTGGGCATGATCAACACGGTTCCGCACCTCGTGAAGGTTGAGGAGGCGAAGTAA
- the rplO gene encoding 50S ribosomal protein L15, which yields MAEKAKEQSSEKNTALKVHHLRPAIGAKTAKTRVGRGEGSKGKTAGRGTKGTKARYQVKAGFAGGQLPLHMRLPKLRGFKNPFRVEFQVVNLDRISELFPEGGTIAVEDLVAKGAVRKNEPVKVLGSGDITVKVDVTAHAFSASAEEKIAAAGGSTTVL from the coding sequence ATGGCAGAGAAGGCCAAGGAGCAGAGCTCCGAGAAGAACACGGCCCTCAAGGTCCACCACCTGCGTCCGGCCATCGGCGCCAAGACCGCGAAGACCCGTGTGGGTCGCGGTGAGGGCTCCAAGGGCAAGACCGCCGGCCGTGGCACCAAGGGCACGAAGGCCCGCTACCAGGTCAAGGCCGGCTTCGCGGGCGGGCAGCTTCCGCTGCACATGCGCCTGCCGAAGCTCCGCGGCTTCAAGAACCCGTTCCGCGTCGAGTTCCAGGTCGTGAACCTGGACCGCATCTCGGAGCTGTTCCCCGAGGGCGGCACCATCGCGGTCGAGGATCTCGTGGCCAAGGGCGCCGTTCGCAAGAACGAGCCGGTCAAGGTCCTCGGCTCCGGCGACATCACCGTCAAGGTCGATGTCACGGCGCACGCCTTCTCGGCCTCGGCCGAGGAGAAGATCGCCGCAGCCGGCGGCTCCACGACCGTCCTCTGA
- a CDS encoding adenylate kinase produces the protein MTRMLLIGPPGSGKGTQAERISDRLGIVAISTGDIFRYNVKEQTPLGVEAKKYMDAGDFVPDSVTNKMVRDRLTEDDTASGFLLDGYPRTVAQVEYLDGILAEKGQSLDVVLQLTADDDELVARLLGRAKETGRSDDTEDVIRHRLELYHTQTEAVVSQYADRGTLTKVDGIGAIDEVTERVLAAIESVKSAS, from the coding sequence ATGACGAGAATGCTCCTTATTGGCCCTCCCGGTTCCGGCAAGGGTACCCAGGCGGAACGAATCTCGGACCGCCTCGGTATCGTCGCGATCTCCACGGGCGACATCTTCCGCTACAACGTCAAGGAGCAGACCCCGCTCGGCGTCGAGGCGAAGAAGTACATGGATGCCGGCGACTTCGTCCCCGACTCGGTGACGAACAAGATGGTCCGCGACCGCCTCACGGAGGACGACACGGCCAGCGGATTCCTCCTCGACGGGTACCCGCGCACCGTCGCGCAGGTCGAGTACCTCGACGGCATCCTGGCCGAGAAGGGGCAGTCGCTCGACGTCGTGCTCCAGCTGACCGCGGACGACGACGAGCTGGTAGCCCGACTGCTCGGCCGCGCCAAGGAGACGGGCCGCAGCGACGACACCGAGGACGTGATCCGTCACCGCCTCGAGCTCTACCACACGCAGACCGAGGCGGTCGTGTCCCAGTACGCGGACCGCGGCACGCTGACCAAAGTCGACGGCATCGGCGCCATCGACGAGGTCACCGAGCGGGTCCTGGCGGCCATCGAGTCCGTCAAGTCCGCCTCGTAG
- the secY gene encoding preprotein translocase subunit SecY gives MLSAIGRAFRTPDLRRKLLFTLGIIAIFRLGAFIPSPGVNYQNVKACLSPGVSGQATGIYQMLNLFSGGALLQVSIFALGIMPYITASIIVQLLRVVIPRFQELYDEGQAGQTKLTQYTRYLTIALGLLNATTLVSLVRSGQLFPNCQLQIIPDTSVIATVLVVITLTAGTGLIMWMGELVTEKGIGNGMSLLIFTSIAAQFPASLGAIWTSKGPGTFFIVLVVGLVTMALVIFVEQSQRRIPVQYAKRMIGRRTVGGTSTYIPIKVNMAGVIPVIFASSMLYLPALVAQFNTPHDGSAPAGWVEWINNNLTRGDHPVYMVIYFVMIVFFTYFYVAITFNPEEVSDNMKKYGGFIPGIRAGRPTADYLQYVLSRITLPGALYLGIVALIPLIALVLVNANQNFPFGGTSILIVVGVGLETVKQIDAQLQQRHYEGLLR, from the coding sequence GTGCTTTCTGCGATCGGCCGGGCTTTCCGGACGCCCGACCTGCGGCGCAAGCTGCTGTTCACGCTGGGCATCATCGCTATTTTCCGGCTCGGGGCGTTCATTCCGTCCCCGGGCGTGAACTACCAGAACGTCAAGGCCTGCCTCTCTCCCGGTGTGAGCGGACAGGCGACCGGCATCTACCAGATGCTGAACCTGTTCAGCGGCGGCGCTCTGCTGCAGGTCTCGATCTTCGCCCTGGGCATCATGCCGTACATCACGGCGAGCATCATCGTGCAGCTGCTGCGCGTGGTGATCCCCCGGTTCCAGGAGCTCTACGACGAGGGCCAGGCCGGCCAGACGAAGCTCACCCAGTACACGCGCTACCTGACGATCGCGCTGGGCCTGCTGAACGCCACCACGCTGGTGTCGCTCGTGCGCTCGGGTCAGCTGTTCCCGAACTGCCAGCTGCAGATCATCCCGGACACGTCCGTCATCGCGACGGTCCTCGTGGTCATCACCCTGACCGCCGGCACCGGCCTCATCATGTGGATGGGCGAGCTCGTGACCGAGAAGGGGATCGGCAACGGCATGTCGCTGCTGATCTTCACCTCGATCGCGGCGCAGTTCCCCGCCTCCCTCGGCGCGATCTGGACCTCCAAGGGCCCGGGCACCTTCTTCATCGTGCTGGTGGTCGGCCTCGTCACCATGGCGCTGGTCATCTTCGTCGAGCAGTCGCAGCGCCGGATCCCGGTGCAGTACGCCAAGCGCATGATCGGCCGCCGGACCGTGGGCGGCACGAGCACGTACATCCCGATCAAGGTCAACATGGCGGGCGTCATCCCGGTCATCTTCGCCTCGTCGATGCTGTACCTCCCCGCGCTCGTCGCGCAGTTCAACACCCCGCACGACGGCTCGGCTCCGGCCGGCTGGGTCGAGTGGATCAACAACAACCTCACCCGCGGGGACCATCCGGTCTACATGGTCATCTACTTTGTGATGATCGTGTTCTTCACCTACTTCTACGTCGCGATCACCTTCAACCCTGAAGAGGTCTCCGACAACATGAAGAAGTACGGCGGGTTCATCCCCGGCATCCGTGCCGGCCGGCCCACTGCGGACTATCTGCAGTACGTACTCTCGCGCATCACGCTGCCGGGTGCCCTGTACCTCGGCATCGTGGCTCTGATCCCGCTCATCGCCCTGGTGCTCGTCAATGCCAACCAGAACTTCCCGTTCGGCGGCACGTCGATCCTGATCGTGGTGGGCGTCGGCCTGGAGACGGTCAAGCAGATTGATGCGCAGCTCCAACAGCGACACTACGAAGGACTACTGCGATGA